A single Cannabis sativa cultivar Pink pepper isolate KNU-18-1 chromosome 7, ASM2916894v1, whole genome shotgun sequence DNA region contains:
- the LOC133029210 gene encoding uncharacterized protein LOC133029210, which yields MGATGLNVDSNIELEDDPIPVEETPLVDKRKSKKPIALTSPFMEYDSSISSSKDGSGYGVVKYVAGLCPLDDKIGEDVEHKDEIDFDLWLGEGRRSKKDPHDKEKVYLKGKDKIVPPFRFGVEDVATKMWFHKLAYPGQCLTNSVS from the exons atggGTGCAACAGGTCTCAATGTTGATTCTAACATTGAACTTGAAGATGACCCAATTCCCGTTGAAGAAACTCCTCTTGTTGACAAGAGGAAATCTAAGAAACCCATAGCGCTGACGTCTCCGTTTATGGAGTATGACTCTTCCATTTCTAGTTCTAAAGATGGTTCTGGTTATGGAGTTGTTAAGTATGTGGCTGGGTTGTGTCCTCTCGATGATAAGATTGGTGAAGATGTAGAACATAAAGACGAGATTGATTTTGACTTGTGGCTTGGTGAAGGACGCCGATCGAAGAAAGAtcc GCATGATAAGGAGAAGGTTTACTTGAAGGGTAAGGATAAGATTGTTCCCCCTTTTCGTTTTGGCGTGGAAGATGTTGCAACCAAGATGTGGTTCCACAAGCTTGCATATCCTGGCCAATGTTTGACTAATTCtgtaagttaa
- the LOC133039703 gene encoding uncharacterized protein LOC133039703, with product MTVRICSLLKPFPLLLSRVIENIKSCLSYVQIEIFSKTCFGHFLDLPEFKVQPQVFHGLLLREVQQPNDAELWVMIRGVRLRFSIEEFALITGLDCEGDCSVLDFKQEVNSLCERYWPTSSSITKESVRECFTTKRWGDSDEDAVKLAVLYFVEWFLLSGTKHKNVPKSILDVVDSGRYNEFAWGRSSFELTISSLKGKLDSWVDGVRKAKSSGKRPSVFYTLIGCPHVLQVWFYECCKYMKGKYCQKESSRIPRITQWTCNSQPTFKVLKTTIFDVSKDKLQLSNMRPTAGEFKALKLGSFKFDTDFNSYKSLPRPRRANSLLGVTFRQASRPFPRNFMGWRSRSIRCILPNEDFIRFG from the exons ATGACCGTAAGAATCTGTTCATTGCTAAAGCCTTTTCCACTGCTACTTTCCAGAGTGATAGAGAACATTAAATCTTGTCTTTCGTATGTACAAAttgaaatcttttcaaaaacctGTTTTGGTCATTTCCTTGACCTTCCCGAGTTTAAAGTTCAACCCCAAGTGTTTCATGGGTTGTTGCTCCGAGAGGTTCAGCAACCTAATGATGCTGAGTTGTGGGTTATGATACGCGGTGTTAGGCTTAGGTTTAGCATTGAGGAATTTGCATTGATTACTGGGTTAGACTGTGAAGGTGACTGTAGTGTCTTAGATTTTAagcaagaggttaatagtctttGTGAAAGATATTGGCCAACTTCGTCCTCTATCACTAAGGAATCTGTTAGGGAatgttttaccaccaagaggtggGGTGATTCTGATGAGGATGCTGTGAAGTTGGCAGTTTTGTATTTCGTGGAGTGGTTCTTGCTTAGTGGCACTAAGCATAAAAATGTACCCAAGTCTATTTTAGATGTTGTAGATAGTGGGAGGTACAATGAATTTGCTTGGGGCCGGAGTTCTTTTGAATTGACTATTTCCTCATTGAAGGGTAAGCTTGATAGTTGGGTTGACGGGGTTAGGAAGGCAAAGAGTTCGGGAAAGAGGCCGAGTGTTTTTTACACTCTGATTGGTTGTCCTCATGTTCTACAAGTTTGGTTCTACGAGTGTTGTAAGTACATGAAAGGTAAGTACTGCCAAAAGGAAAGCTCTCGTATTCCAAGGATCACTCAGTGGACATGCAATAGTCAACCTACTTTCAAAGTTTTGAAGACTACTATCTTTGATGTTTCCAAAGATAAG CTGCAACTTTCAAATATGAGGCCCACGGCtggtgagttcaaagctttgaaactGGGCAGTTTCAAGTTCGACACCGACTTCAACTCTTACAAGAGTCTTCCCCGTCCCCGAAGAGCCAACTCGTTGCTCGGAGTGACATTTCGTCAAGCTTCGAGGCCTTTTCCGAGAAATTTCATGGGTTGGAGGTCAAGATCGATTCGTTGCATACTTCCCAACGAAGATTTCATACGATTTGGTTGA
- the LOC115696600 gene encoding uncharacterized protein LOC115696600 has translation MATTRSGSKSPSPAKKVSKKSKKAPAVTSKVEPKMGLKKIAKNLVADVPETSASKKRALPVKVDAPKTKRAKISKSARDVSSDSDFEDEVHGEDQKPKVKSKVI, from the exons ATGGCAACCACTAGAAGTGGTTCGAAATCACCATCTCCGGCGAAGAAAGTTTCTAAAAAATCGAAGAAGGCTCCAGCTGTTACTTCCAAAGTCGAACCTAAAATggggttaaaaaaaattgctaaaaattTAGTGGCTGATGTTCCAGAGACATCGGCCTCTAAGAAAAGAGCCCTTCCTGTTAAAGTAGATGCTCCTAAGACTAAGAGAGCAAAAATTTCCAAGTCTGCACGCGAT GTTTCCTCAGATTCCGATTTTGAGGATGAAGTGCATGGTGAGGACCAAAAGCCCAAAGTTAAATCAAAGGTAATTTAA
- the LOC115696599 gene encoding uncharacterized protein LOC115696599 — protein sequence MVWKKKGRCIGDKESRALWLKHGDRNTKFFHFKASARWKKNTISGLFDDRGKWCTSDDDLAAVAINYATENCALLEPFTCEEIKSTLFQVHPLTAPGKDGLPGLFFHKNWDLIESEFTASCLDILNHNLDCRKINETLICLIPKVKQPTKMSEFRPISLCNVVYKVVSKCLANRMKLSMNLAISENQSAFIGGRIIQDNAILGFESLHCMSKGRFGNRGKMALKLDTSKAYDRVEWDFLEAMMERLDYEDEWIKKVMNCVRSVSFSVILNGSIKGLFQPGRGLRQGDPLSPFLFLLCSEGLSCLIQEAERLGKYTVYALEAWITGFPTYSLQMIALSFSMLLWRSVRRSKKFGRGILKDIESMIARFRWGSTSNKHKLHWGNWKKLCRLKEQGGIGFQDLEDFNQAMLAKQGWKLMTEPACLMTRVIKALYFPHGTFTEASLGHYGSTVWRSIVWGREILLKGSRWCVGNGCTIRINEDAWLPRGIPFSLRSKGMLPEGTTLDKLINDEGNWKVNEVYSWFHKDDIP from the exons ATGGTGTGGAAGAAAAAAGGGAGATGTATTGGAGACAAAGAAAGTCGTGCTCTTTGGTTAAAACATGGCGATCGAAATACTAAATTTTTCCACTTCAAAGCTTCTGCTAGATGGAAAAAGAATACAATTTCGGGGCTGTTTGATGATCGTGGGAAGTGGTGCACCTCTGATGATGATCTAGCTGCTGTTGCAATTAATTA TGCTACTGAAAACTGTGCATTACTGGAGCCATTTACATGTGAAGAAATTAAGTCCACTTTATTCCAAGTTCACCCTCTAACGGCCCCGGGAAAGGATGGGTTACCGGGTCTTTTTTTCCACAAAAATTGGGACTTAATTGAGTCTGAATTCACTGCTTCCTGCCTTGATATTTTGAACCACAATTTGGATTGCAGGAAAATAAATGAGACTCTTATTTGCCTCATTCCAAAGGTGAAGCAACCTACTAAGATGTCGGAGTTCCGTCCTATTAGCCTTTGTAATGTGGTTTATAAGGTGGTATCTAAATGCCTCGCCAATCGTATGAAACTAAGTATGAATTTAGCAATCTCAGAAAACCAAAGTGCCTTTATTGGTGGAAGGATCATTCAAGATAATGCCATTCTTGGATTTGAAAGTCTTCATTGCATGAGCAAAGGTCGTTTTGGAAATAGGGGCAAGATGGCTTTAAAACTTGATACGTCTAAGGCGTATGATCGAGTAGAATGGGATTTCTTGGAAGCGATGATGGAGCGTCTGGATTATGAGGATGAATGGATTAAGAAAGTTATGAACTGTGTAAGATCGGTCTCCTTCTCAGTTATATTAAATGGGTCGATAAAAGGTCTCTTTCAACCGGGTAGAGGCTTAAGACAAGGAGACCCCCTTTCTCCTTTCTTATTTCTCCTTTGTTCTGAAGGTCTTTCATGTCTTATTCAAGAAGCGGAAAGGCTGGGAAAATACACGGTTTACGCTTTGGAAGCTTGGATCACAGGCTTTCCCACCTATTCTTTGCAGATGATAGCCTTGTCTTTCTCGATGCTACTATGGAGGAGTGTAAGGCGATCAAAGAAGTTCGGGAGAG GCATTCTCAAGGATATAGAGAGTATGATTGCTCGGTTTCGGTGGGGCTCTACTTCCAATAAACACAAGCTCCATTGGGGTAATTGGAAGAAATTGTGTAGACTTAAGGAGCAAGGAGGCATTGGCTTTCAGGATCTAGAAGATTTTAACCAAGCAATGTTGGCTAAGCAAGGCTGGAAGTTGATGACCGAGCCAGCTTGTTTAATGACTAGGGTGATTAAAGCTCTATATTTTCCTCATGGTACCTTTACGGAAGCTAGTTTAGGTCACTACGGGTCTACAGTGTGGCGAAGCATTGTTTGGGGTAGGGAGATCTTACTTAAAGGCTCTCGGTGGTGTGTTGGAAACGGTTGTACTATTCGAATCAATGAAGATGCTTGGCTTCCAAGAGGAATCCCTTTCTCTCTCCGATCAAAAGGTATGCTCCCTGAAGGTACCACTTTAGACAAGTTGATTAATGATGAAGGAAATTGGAAAGTCAATGAAGTTTATAGTTGGTTTCATAAAGATGACATACCTTAG